From Musa acuminata AAA Group cultivar baxijiao chromosome BXJ3-8, Cavendish_Baxijiao_AAA, whole genome shotgun sequence, one genomic window encodes:
- the LOC135582824 gene encoding probable protein phosphatase 2C 73: MRQISSLFNGLAKSLYAGKRKVTGAEEGREAADELRSEAKKNDMILRSSGSIRSAGSKSLVSVFSQRGEKGVNQDCSIVWEEFGCQEDMMFCGVFDGHGPWGHYVAKKVLKSLPSSLLCNWQESLALASLVADKKLCNFDLWKQAYLRACGVVDKELEHDRSLDSFHSGTTALTIVKQGELMVIANVGDSRAVLATTSDDGSLVPIQLTIDFKPNLPQEAERITESKGRVLCLRDEPGVHRVWLPDEDAPGLAMSRAFGDYCIKDYGLISVPEVTQRSITSRDQFVVLATDGVWDVISNQEAVDIVSSTKDRRKAAKRLVERAVCAWKRKRRGIAADDCSAICMFLQSTL; this comes from the exons ATGCGGCAGATCTCGTCCTTGTTCAATGGGCTCGCGAAGTCGCTGTATGCAGGGAAGAGGAAGGTCACGGGGGCGGAGGAAGGCAGGGAGGCGGCGGATGAGCTGAGAAGCGAGGCCAAGAAGAACGACATGATACTGCGGTCGTCCGGCTCCATCAGGAGCGCCGGGTCGAAGAGCTTGGTGTCGGTGTTCTCGCAGAGAGGGGAAAAGGGGGTGAATCAGGACTGCTCCATCGTTTGGGAG GAATTTGGATGCCAAGAAGACATGATGTTTTGTGGAGTGTTCGACGGTCACGGACCATGGGGGCACTATGTGGCAAAGAAGGTCTTGAAGTCGCTCCCTTCGTCTCTGCTCTGCAACTGGCAGGAATCGCTTGCTCTGGCTTCTCTGGTGGCTGATAAAAAGCTTTGCAATTTCGATCTGTGGAAGCAAGCGTATCTTAGAGCCTGCGGCGTCGTCGATAAGGAGCTCGAGCACGATCGAAGTCTGGATTCCTTCCACAGTGGCACCACTGCTCTCACCATCGTCAAACAG GGTGAACTCATGGTGATAGCAAACGTTGGTGATTCGCGTGCTGTGTTGGCGACAACCTCGGACGACGGAAGCTTGGTTCCCATCCAGCTTACGATCGATTTCAAGCCAAACTTACCTC AGGAAGCCGAGCGCATAACCGAGAGCAAAGGCCGTGTGTTGTGTCTGCGAGATGAACCCGGCGTGCACAGGGTGTGGCTGCCGGATGAGGATGCGCCAGGATTGGCGATGTCGAGAGCATTTGGAGATTACTGCATCAAAGATTATGGCCTTATTTCTGTGCCTGAGGTGACTCAAAGGAGCATCACCAGCAGAGATCAATTCGTGGTGCTCGCCACTGACGGG GTTTGGGATGTCATCTCCAACCAAGAAGCTGTGGACATCGTGTCATCGACCAAGGACAGGCGAAAGGCAGCCAAAAGGCTAGTGGAGCGTGCCGTTTGTGCATGGAAACGTAAGAGGAGAGGGATTGCAGCCGATGACTGCTCTGCCATATGCATGTTTCTACAGTCCACATTGTAG